The Chiroxiphia lanceolata isolate bChiLan1 chromosome 4, bChiLan1.pri, whole genome shotgun sequence genome contains a region encoding:
- the LOC116785568 gene encoding uncharacterized protein LOC116785568 isoform X1, with translation MSDTEEEPRDNNGTWPTGAVSSPVWVDMNSELPEEYIQQMRNLSLRSHQQSDSSVLSRDDEDETTTNDMYGTATASEQQVSPEAQTANSDLFSLVHGHQGLFGVQFAWICTQRSCEVNDWFCQPCAAISSAVSASLLPLRLPGLVQPAAENSLTDNIIPFIYEYFCFSAQIQMDFGE, from the exons ATGAGTGACACTGAAGAGGAACCAAGAGATAATAATGG CACATGGCCAACAGGTGCTGTTAGTTCTCCGGTTTGGGTGGATATGAACTCAGAG CTTCCTGAAG agTATATACAACAAATGAGAAATCTTTCACTAAGAAGCCATCAACAGTCAGACAGTTCTGTACTGAGTAGAGATGATGAAgatgaaacaacaacaaatgaTATGTATGGGACTGCTACAGCATCTGAGCAACAGGTATCACCAGAAGCGCAAACTGCAAATTCA GATCTGTTCTCTCTAGTGCATGGCCACCAGGGACTATTTGGTGTCCAATTTGCATGGATTTGTACTCAAAG ATCCTGCGAAGTGAACGACTGGTTTTGTCAACCCTGTGCGGCCATATCTTCTGCAGTCAGTGCCTCCCTGTTGCCATTGAGGTTACCGGGGCTTGTCCAACCTGCAGCAGAGAACTCACTCACAGACAATATCATCCCATTTATATATGAGTACTTCTGTTTCTCAGCACAGATTCAGATGGATTTTGGTGAATAG
- the LOC116785568 gene encoding E3 ubiquitin-protein ligase RNF4-like isoform X2 has protein sequence MSDTEEEPRDNNGTWPTGAVSSPVWVDMNSELPEEYIQQMRNLSLRSHQQSDSSVLSRDDEDETTTNDMYGTATASEQQVSPEAQTANSNAWPPGTIWCPICMDLYSKILRSERLVLSTLCGHIFCSQCLPVAIEVTGACPTCSRELTHRQYHPIYI, from the exons ATGAGTGACACTGAAGAGGAACCAAGAGATAATAATGG CACATGGCCAACAGGTGCTGTTAGTTCTCCGGTTTGGGTGGATATGAACTCAGAG CTTCCTGAAG agTATATACAACAAATGAGAAATCTTTCACTAAGAAGCCATCAACAGTCAGACAGTTCTGTACTGAGTAGAGATGATGAAgatgaaacaacaacaaatgaTATGTATGGGACTGCTACAGCATCTGAGCAACAGGTATCACCAGAAGCGCAAACTGCAAATTCAAA TGCATGGCCACCAGGGACTATTTGGTGTCCAATTTGCATGGATTTGTACTCAAAG ATCCTGCGAAGTGAACGACTGGTTTTGTCAACCCTGTGCGGCCATATCTTCTGCAGTCAGTGCCTCCCTGTTGCCATTGAGGTTACCGGGGCTTGTCCAACCTGCAGCAGAGAACTCACTCACAGACAATATCATCCCATTTATATATGA